The genomic window CAAAAAGAACAAAGCCCTGAATATTCAGGGCTTTGTTTATCAAAAAATAATTCGTTTCTTGATTTATTCCGTAGGAATGTCTCGTCGGTAGAATATGAAATTTGAATTGCGATAATACGTTCCGTAGGAACGTTTGATTAATTGATTCAGGTATGTTATTTCCGTAAATCAGATGTCTCTACAGGACATTATTGCAAAACGACAATATTTTTTTCTACCGAGATATTCCTACGGAATATTTTTAATCAATTACAATTCAAATATCTTATCCATTAAAATCCATTTTTGTCCTGGTTTTGCCCAAGGAAGTGCTTGCTGGAATTTCCACATCAAAGTTTCCCATTCCTGCACTTTTTCATTGGCAGCATCGGCTTTGTCTTTTTTCTCAAAAGAAAAATTCTCGTCGCCTTCGATGATCATGAAAAGTCTATTTCCTGTGCAATAAATATCCAAAACTAAAATTCCAGCATCTTGAATGCTTTTTTTTATCTCCGGCCAAATATTTTCATGCAGTTGTTTGTATTCTGCAATTAAATCTGCGTCGTCTTTTAAGTCTAGTGCAAGACAAAATTTTTGAGCTGCCATAAATTTTATTTTTGTTGATAAGCTACAGCAGTTTGTTTACTTGTGCCTAAACCTTCGATTCCTAATTCGATTACGTCACCTGCTTTAATGTAAATTGGATCTGGTTTGATTCCTAAACCAACTCCTGGAGGCGTTCCTGTACTGATAACATCGCCAGGAAGCAAGGTCATAAACTGACTTAGATAATGAACCAAGAATGGAATCTTAAAAATCAAGTTTGAAGTATTACTGTTTTGGAATGTTTTTCCGTTTACAGTAAGCCACATTTTTAGGTTATTTACGTCGCCCACTTCGTCTGGAGTTGCCATAATTGGTCCAAGAGGAGCAAAAGTATCAGAACCTTTTCCTTTTGCCCATTGCCCGCCGCGCTCGATCTGGAAAGCTCTTTCGCTGTAATCATTCAAAAGGCAGTATCCAGCGATATAATTTGGTGCATCTTCTTCAGAAACATAGCTAGCTTTTTTACCTACGACAAATGCCAATTCTACTTCCCAGTCTGTTTTTTCGCTGTTTTTTGGGATGATCAAATTATCATTTGGCCCGCATAAAGAAGTTGTAGATTTAAAGAAAATAATTGGTTCTTCTGGAATTGCAGCGCCAGTTTCTTCACAGTGATCTACATAGTTCAATCCGATGCAGATAATTTTTGAAGGACGTGCAACCGGCGAACCTAAACGTACTGAATCGCTCACTTCTGGTAAAGATGGATTGTTTTTTAAAGCTTCTTTTAATTTTGCTAATCCGTCATTTTCAAAAAAAGCTTCGTTATAATCTGTTACGATAGACGAAACATCATATCTTTTATCATTTAGTAAAACACCTGGTTTTTCCTTTCCTTCTTCTCCAAATCTAATAAGTTTCATATTTTAATTTTTTAGTAAAGTGTTTTTTCTGCCACGAATTCACGAATTTTTATAAATCATAATTTGTGAAATTCGCAGTTATTTTTTTGACGCAAATTTCACAGATTTTTTAATCCTTTTAATTCGTGAATTCGCGGCTATTTTTTCGCACAGATTTGAACTCTTTAATCTGTGGCTAATTTTTTTTTAGTTGTTTAATTTAATAAAACCTCCGTCAATTGGGTAATCTGAACCTGTTATAAAAGACGATTCGTCGCTGCATAAGAACAAAGCAAGTGTTGCGATTTCTTCAGGTTTTCCCATTCTTCCGATTGGTTGTGACTGAGATAATTTTTCGAAGATTTCTTCTTCTTTTCCAGGATAATTTTTAGCAATAAATCCGTCTACGAAAGGCGTATGAACTCGCGCAGGAGAAATAGAATTACATCTGATTTTATCATTTAAATAATCTTTTGCAACCGATAAAGTCATGGCCATAACCGCTCCTTTTGCAGTAGAATAAGCAAAACGATCCGGAATTCCAACCCAGCATGCAATAGAAGCTAAGTTTAAAATTACACCTCCGCCAGAACTTCTAAGTGCAGGAATCGATGCATGAAGACAGTTGTAAACACCTTTTACGTTTACATTCATGATACGGTCAAAATCAGATTCTGGAGTCGTGTCTACTTTTCCAACGTGAGCAATTCCGGCGTTGTTTACTAGAATATGAATATTTCCGATTTTCTCGAAAGTCGTTTTAACTTGTTCGTGGTTCGAAACGTCGCAGGCATGCGCGAAAACATTTCCGCCGTTTGATTTTATTTCTTCAACCGTTTCTTTTGCACTTTCTTCACTCAATTCTAAAATGTGAATTTCAGCTCCTTGTTTAGCAAATAAAACCGAAATCGCTCTTCCAATTCCGCTTCCGCCGCCCGTGATAATTGCTTTTTTATTTTGTAATGAAAACATTTGATATAAATTTTTATGAGTTGTTTTTAATAGTCTTTTACAAAGATACGCCGCGTTTCCACGGAATAAAATCATCTTGGTTTAATTGAACTGCTTTCGGAATAATTTCTCCGCTTGCCGCTTTGATGCAATATTCTAAAATCTCTTCGCCCATTTCTTCAATAGATTTTTCACCACTGATGATTGGCCCGCAGTCAATATCAATAATATCTTTCATTCTTGTTGCCAGAACAGAGTTTGTTGCGACTTTAATTACCGGACAAACTGGATTTCCTGTTGGAGTTCCCAATCCTGTAGTAAATAAAATTAAAGTTGCTCCAGAAGCCGCTTTTCCAGTTGTTGCTTCCACATCATTTCCTGGTGTACAAACCAAACTAAGACCTGGTTTTGTAACCAATTCGGTATAATCTAAAACATCAACAACAGGAGAAGTGCCGCCTTTTTTGGCCGCTCCAGCACTTTTGATAGCATCTGTAATTAAACCATCTTTGATGTTTCCTGGTGACGGATTCATATGAAATCCAGAACCAACTTTATGTGCCAGTTCATCATAAGATTCCATTAAATCTATGAATTTTTTGGCTTTATCTTCAGTAATACATCTGTCAATTAAATTCTGTTCGGCGCCGCATAATTCTGGGAATTCGGCCAAAAGAATTTTTCCGCCTAAAGCTACCACTAAATCAGAAGTATAACCCACAGCAGGATTTGCAGAAACACCGCTGAAACCATCGCTTCCGCCGCATTTTACACCAATGCATAAATCGCTCAAAGGCGCATCAGTTCTTTCGTATTTATTGATTTCGATTAAACCTTCAAATGTTTTTTTGATGGCATTAGTAATCAAAACTTCTTCGCTTTCTGTCTGCTGCTGTTCAAAAATAAACATCGGTTTGTCAAATTCTGGGTTTTGTCTTTTTACATCATTTACAAAATCCTGAACTTGTAAATGCTGGCATCCTAAACTCAAAAGTGTGATTCCGCCAACGTTTGGATGATTGGCATAAGAAGCCAATAAAGCGCTCAAAGTTGAAGCATCCTGACGAGTTCCACCGCAGCCGCCTTGGTGATTTAAGAATTTAATTCCGTCTACGTTTTCAAAAACACGTTTGTTTTTCGGAGTCGGATTTAATTCAATATTAATATCATTAATGTCATTTCCGTTCAAATAACCTTCCAGTAATTCGTGCGTAAATTGATTGTATTTGTCGGTTACAGCATACCCCAATTGCTTGTGTAATGCTTCTTTGATGACGTCAAGATTTCTGTTTTCACAAAAAACTGTCGGAACAAAAAGCCAGTAATTGGCCGTTCCAACACGTCCGTCTTTTCTTTTATAACCTTTAAAAGTTCTGTTTTCAAATTTAGAAACATCAGGCGCATTCCATTCGTAAGAAGCATTTCTGTAAGCGTAAGGATCTGCGGCATGTTTTAAGTTTTCGGTCGTCATTAAACTTCCTTTTGCCACATCACATTGTACTTTTCCCACCAAAACACCGTACATATTTACTTCTTCTCCCTGCTTCATGTCCTGCATGTAGAATTTATGTTTGGCTTTGATGAGGTCTTGTAAAACGTAAGTTTCGTTTTCAAAAAGAATGGTTTCTCCTTTTGGTAAGTCGGTTAAAGCTACCAGAACATTATCGTCTGGATGCAGTTTTACGACTAATTTTTTAGTTGTATCAAGCATTGTCTTGTTGTTTTTTTTCTTTTTTGTGTTGTCGTTTGCTGTAGTTAGGGAAGAAGTTAAGCACTTTGGTTTCACTAAAATTTGGGCAGTAAACGAAAAATAAAATTAGTTTTTTTAGCCTTTTGTTATTAGTCTAATATTATCCGTGTATAATCTTTAATTATCTTTGCAAGATGAAATTGGAACAAACCAAAATAGCGTCTTATCTCAATACAAAAGTGTCGGTATTAAATCGTATCGAGCCTTTTTTTCAAGCGCCTTTTCATTCGCATCCTGAATTGGAATTGGTGTATGTAAAAGAGAGTTACGGCAAGCGAATTATTGGAAATTCGGTCTTGCCATTTGAACCCGGTGACATGGTTTTTTTAGGTTCTGATATTCCGCACGTATGGCTGAATGACGAGAAATATTATCAGGGAATTGAAGATTTAAAAGCGAATTCGATTGTCGTATATTTTCATAAAGATATTTTTGGACCAACTTTTTACGAATTAAAAGAAACCCAAAAAATCAACGAACTCTTTTTTCAGGCTGGAAAAGGGATTTCGATTATCGGAAAAACCAATAAGCAGATTGCTAAAAAATTGGAGAAGCTAGTTTCAAAAAAAGACTTTGAGGTAATTGTCGGACTTTTTGAGATTTTGTCTATTCTTTCAGAAAGTCAGGATACTATTTATATCAATGACGAAATTTATTCTTTGATGCAGAAAGATTCAAAAGTAGATCGTCTTTCAGAAGTTTTTCAATATGTGAATAAAAATTACAAGAAGAATATTTCACTCGAAGAAATTGCCGCTGTCGCGAATATGACTCGGACTTCTTTTTGTAGAATGTTCAGAGTTAAAACGAAGAAAAATTTTGTGGATTATCTGCACGAAATCAGAATCTCGAATGCCTGTAAATTGCTGCTGGAAACCGATAAAAGTATGTCTGAAATTGCATACGAATGCGGTTATAAAACAGCTTCAAATTTTAATAAACTCTTCAAAAAAGTTAAAGGAATAACGCCATCTGATTTTAAAAATAATGCGAAGATGAGTTTTGCCACAGATTATAAAGATTAAAAAGAATTCTCTTTAGTTTGTCACCCTGAGCGAAGTCGAAGGGCGTTCCAATTGGACGTGGGCTTCTCCCGAAGCCTCGGGATCGCTCAGCCTGACAAAACTTGATGTAAAAATCCTTTTAATCTGTATAATCTGTGGCAAAAAAATATTTTAAATAGATCGATCTAAATGTGTATAACCACCATCAACATAAATAATCTGTCCAGTGGTATGACTTGATTTTTCAGACAACAAGAAAACTACCATATTAGCAATTTCTTCAGCTGTTGTCATCCTGTTTTCTAGCGGAATATTTTTTGTAATTGCGGCTAATTTTTCTTCTTTATTTTCAAAAGTATTAATCCATGTTTCGTAAAGCGGCGTGTAACATTCCGCTACAATTACAGCGTTTACACGAATGCTGTATTTCAGTAATTCTACCGCCCATTCTCTGGTTAAAGCATTTCTTCCACCGTTTGAAGCAGCATAAGCTGAGGTTCCGCCTTGACCTGTTTCGGCAGTTTTAGAACCAATGTTTACAATTGCTCCTTTTGATTCTTTCAAATACGGAAGCGCATGCTGTGCCATTAAATAGTAATGCACTAAATTTTTGTGAAGAGAAGCAGCAAAATCTTCATAATTTCCGTTCTCTAATCCTACGCCGTCATTAACGCCGGCATTATTTACCAATCCGTCAATTCTGCCAAATTTTGCGATTACGGCTTCAACGGCTTTTTTGCAGTCTTCGGGTTTTGTCAAATCGGCGGCAACTTGATGCGCTTCTTTTCCAATGGCTTTTAATTCTTCTACGGCTTTGATGTTGTCATTTTCGTTACGTCCAACGATAAACGGAATTGCATTTTCTTCGGCTAGAACTTTAACGATTCCTAAACCGATTCCTTTTGCGCCTCCAGTAACGATAATGATTTTTTGGGTTAATGATAACTGCATGATTTATATTTTAATTTAAATACTTTTAATTTTTGTACCACAGATTCAAAGGAGTAGGAGGATTTATGATTGTCACCCTGAGCGATCCCGAGGCTTCGGGAGAAGGGCGCTCCAATTGGACGTGGGCTTCTCCCGAAGCCTCGGGATCGCTCAGCATGACAAAAATAGAGATGAAAATCATTTTAATCCTTTGAATCTGTGGCTATTTTTTATTCAATAATATTCTTTAAAAATTTACAGCTGTTGTTCATAACAAACAACAGCTGTAAAAATAGAGAGAATTAGAACTGATAATTTATTACCAGAACTTCACATAAAGCGCGACAATAATCAATAATGTAATTACGATTAAGACTGTTGTCTGCGGTTTAACTTTAAACATTCCTGGTTCTGTTTCGAATGCTTTAGGGTTTACTTTTGGTCCGGCAAAACTCATCAAGATCATCACTAACATGGTGAAGAAGAATGATAATCCCATACAAATGTGGAACGGAATTTCGTAAGCTCCTTTTCCGTTAGGATATGCTGTGTATAACAGTGTATCAGGTCCAAATAATGCAGGAGCGTATTCGTTAAATAAAACTGACAATACGAATCCTAAAATTACACCCACGATTGCTGCAGATCCAGTAGTTCTTTTCCAGAACATACCAAGGAAGAACATAGCAAAAACTCCAGGGCTGATGAATCCAGTGTATTTTTGGATATATGTAAATCCGCCGACACCACCGATTCCTAAAACGTCATTCCAAGTAAATAGAACGGCTAAAAGCATTGCAGCAAAAACGGCAAGACGGCCAATATTTACCTGCTGCTTTTCTCCAGCTTCTTTTTGAATGTATTTTTTATGAATGTCTAATGTATAAATTGTAGAAATACTGTTTACTTTTCCAGCCAAAGAAGCTACAATGGCAGCCGTTAAAGCCGCAACAGAAAGTCCTTTTAATCCCGTTGGAAGGAATGTTAATATAGCAGAATAAGCTCCATCTTTTCCTCCAACTAGTTGAGGCAGTTGACCGTTTGTGTATAAAACGTAAGCAGCAATACCAGGAAGCATTACGATAAGAGGCATTAATAATTTTAGCATACCAGCAAATAAGATTCCTGTACGAGCAGTTTGTAAATCTGCTCCAAGTGCTCTCTGCGTAATGTATTGGTTACATCCCCAATAGTTTAAGTTGATAATCCAGATACCAGCAAGGTAAGACATCAAACCTGGGAAAGTCAAATATTTGTCAATTTCTAATTGAGAAGAAGCCGCAGTTGGTTTTGGAATAATCATTTTGAAATGCTCTGGCGCTTCTTTCATTAAAACTTTGAAACCAGCAATTGCATTTTCGCCAACACCAAAAGCTTGTCCAACCGTTGTTAAGGCGATGTAAGAAGTTACCAAACCTCCAATGATTAATACAGCAACTTGAATAACATCTGTGTAAGCCACAACTTTCATTCCTCCAAGAGAAATAAATAAAGCAAATACAGCCAGACCGATCATAATAGCATGAAGATATTCTCCACCAGCAAGACCGTTAATAGCAACTGCTCCTAAATATAAAATAGAAGTTAAGTTTACAAAAACGTACAAAAACAACCAGAAAACTGCCATAATCAAAGCAGTAGATTCGTTGTAACGTGTTTTTAAGAATTGCGGCATCGTGTAAATCTTGTTTTTAAGATATACAGGGATAAACCACACAGCTACAATAATAAGTGCAACAGCAGCAAGCCATTCGTAAGCGGCAACAGCGATTCCTAAAAAGAAACCTTCACCACTCATTCCGATGAATTGTTCTGCAGAGATGTTAGAAGCAATTAAAGAAGCTCCAATTGCCCACCAAGTTAAATTTCCTTCAGCCAAAAAGTAAGCTTTAGCATCTTGTTCGTCTTGTTTACGTTTACGATAAACGGTGTAACCGTAGACAGAGACTACGATAAAATAGATAATAAAAACCGCATAATCTGCGAAAGCGAGGTTTTGGTTCATTGTTAGTAGTATTTTAAATAATTATTATAGGTAAAGTTTGTTTATAAGTTGTAATTCGTTTTTGTGTTGTTTAATCTTGTTAAAAATGCAAGATGTGTTTTATTTCTGTTATTTTTTTATGAAAATAAAAGCAAAAGCCAAATGTAAAATAAAAAATTATAAATGAACCATCAGCAAATGTGTTTTTTACATTTATTGATGGAGTATTGTGTTAAAATTTCTTCTTTTCATCTTAGTACACCAACAATTTCTAAGCTTTTACGAGCGTTTTATAATGAACATCTGATAACTGTCTTAATATTTCAGCACTCTTTTCTGGTGTAATATCACGCTGCGATTCGCCTAACATTTCATATCCAACCATAAATTTTTTCACGGTTGCCGATCTTAACAGCGGTGGGTAAAAATGCATGTGAAAATGCCATTCAGGATGATCGAAACCATCTGTTGGAGACTGATGAATTCCTGAAGAATATGGAAAAGAAGTATTAAATAAATTGTCGTATTTAGTCGTTAATTGTTTTAAAATTTTAGCAAAAGCAGTACTTTCTTCAGCAGAAAAATCTGTGATTTTGTTGGCAGCTCTTTTACTCACAATCATAGTTTCGTAAGGCCAGATTGCCCAAAAAGGCACTAAAGCTACAAAGTGATCGTTCTCAATTACAATGCGCTCTCCAGTTCTCAATTCGGCCTGAACGTAATCTTCCAGTAATGTTCTTCTATTTTTATCGTAATATGATTTTAAACTGTTATGCGTTTTTTCAACCTGAGTTGGTAACGACGACTGTGCCCAGATTTGTCCGTGCGGATGCGGGTTGCTGCAGCCCATTACACTTCCTTTATTTTCAAAAATCTGAACGTGATTGATGTATTTTATATTTCCTAAATCGGTGTATTCTTTCTGCCAGGTTTTAATGATATTTTCAATTGCTGGAATTTCCATTTCTGGTAAAGTAAGATCGTGTCTTGGCGAAAAGCATACCACTCTCGAAATTCCCTGTTCTGGTTTTACTTTAAAGAAAGTATGTTTAATATCGTCCTCAAAAATAATTTCCTCCTGCTTCATCGCAGCAAAATCATTTTCAAAAACAAAACTGCTGTCGTAGACTGGATTAGTTTCTCCGTTGGCACGAACATTTCCCGGACATAAATAACAAGTAGGATCGTACTTTGGAAGTTCTTCTGTAGAAATAGTTTCGTTTTGTCCCTGCCAAGGGCGTTTTGCACGATGAGGTGAAACTAAGACCCATTCGTTGATTAAGGGATTGAAGCGTCTGTGAGGATCTTCGTTAATGTCAAAATTTTTCATTGTAGTGTGTTGTGGTATTAAAGTAGTGTTGTTCCGTTTGAGATTTTTACATCATAGAATTTTAATTCAATTCCAAATTTATCTAAATAAAGATTTGAAAACTTACGTTTTACCTCATTTTCTTGGCCTTTTTTAACTAAATTAATTGTACAACCTCCAAAACCTCCTCCCATAAGCCTAGAACCAATGATAGATTCGTCTTCTTTTGCAGTATCTACAAGGAAATCTAACTCTTCGCAGCTTACTTCGTATTCTTGCGACAATCCATAATGCGTTTCAAAAAGCAGTTCACCTAAATGTTCGATATTTCCTTTGTCCAAAGCTTCGCAGGCTTTTATGACACGATTAATTTCTTTAACCACAAAATGAACTCTGCTGAAAACTTTCTCAGTCATTTTATCCTTAAGACTTAAAACTTGTTCTTCTGAAGCATCTCTAAAACTTTTTACTTCTGGAAAATGACTTTTTATAATTGATAAACCTTCTTCGCATTCTATTCTTCTAGTATTATACTCGGAAGTAAAAAGCGAATGTTTGACATTAGAATCTAATAAAATCAATGAATAATCTTTAAAATCTGCATTGTGATATTCGAAATCTAAAGTGTTGCAGTCCAATTTTATCACTTTATTTTCAAGACCATGAACGCTTGAAAACTGATCCATAATACCGCAGTTAATACCTACCCAGTGTTCTGCTTTTTGGCCCAATAAAGAAATATCAACTTTTTCAATCTTTAAATCGAAAAGCGATTTGATTCCGAAAATCATGCCGCATTCTAAAGCTGCAGAAGATGATAATCCAGAACCAACTGGAATATTACTGCTGAAAACACAATTGAAACCTTCAAAAGAATATCCATTATCCTGCAATTGTTTGATTACGCCTCGAATATAATTAGTCCAAACTACATCGCTCAATTTTACTTCTTCCGTAAGGTCAATTTCAAATTCTTCATTCAAATCGACAGCAATTATCTTAGAAGTTTTAGTGTTGTTTTTTTCAAAAGCGAAACAAATTACTTTGTCAATTGCAGCTGGTAAAACATAACCGTCGTTGTAGTCGATATGTTCTCCAATAATATTAATTCTTCCTGGAGAAAGTACCGTTTTTTGAGGAGAAGACCCAAAAGATTTCTCAAAAAAAGCAACGGTGTTTTGTATTAAAATATCATTCATTATAAAAGTGAGTGTAATGGTGGTTTTTGAATTTAGTTAGTTCAAATTTTCAAATTTGTAAACTGTTTTTTGCGTATACTCTTCGCCTTTTCTCAAAACAGCATTTGGGAAATGGCTGTGATTGGGTGCATCTGGAAAATTCTGCGTTTCAAAACAAATACCGCTTTGCGCATTGTAATCAACATTTTCTTTTCCTTTTAATTTTCCGAAACAATTTCCTCCTACATATATATGTACACTCGGCTGATCGGTATAAACATCCATTCTCAATTTATTTTTTAAGCTGATTAACTGCGCCACGATTTCCGTTTTAGAATTGACCACAAAAGAATTGTCAATTGGAAACGGACAGTTTTTAGTATTTCTGAAATCAAAATCATGATTGGTTAAATCGGTATAATTTCCAGTTGGAATATTATCTGGATTGGTCTCCAGCATTTTATCCGATTTGATAAACATTTGCTGCTCTAAAACATTTCCATCATGTCCGTCAAGGTTAAAATAACTATGATGTGTCAAATTAATAACAGTATCTTCTGTAGAAACAGCTTTATATTCTAATTTTAATTCGTTTTCTTCAGTCAAAGTATAAGTCAAATAAACGGTCATTTCACCTGGGAAACCTTCGTCTATATGTTCGCTCAAAAGGCTAAAAGTAAGGGATGGATTTTCTCCAGAAATTACGCTTGCAACGTTCCAGATTTTTCTTCCAAATCCCATGTCACCGCCGTGAAGGGTATTTCCGTTATTGTTTTCATCAAGCTTAAAATCGATGCCATTTAGACTAAAAGAAGCTTTATGAATACGTCCTGCATAACGGCCGACAGTAGTTCCAAAATAAGGAGCGCTTGGTAAATTATAAGATTCTAAGTAAGATTCCAGATTATCAAAACCTAAAACCACATCTATCGACTTTCCATTTAAAGGAATTTGGATTGAAGTTACTGTTGCGCCATAGTTGATGACCTGAACTTTCATTCCGTTTTTGTTAGTCAATTCAAAAGAATAAATTTCTTCTTTATTGGGCATTAAACCAAACAATTTGCAATTATGAGTCTCCTTTAAATGCGATATGTGTTTTATTTCCATATAATTTTTACCAAAAATGAAATCCAAAAATAGAAACATTCTTTATCTTTGCATACCAGTACCTACCAGTTTTTAATATTAATAGTCAAAATGACTTTATTGTGAACATTATTTCAATTCAAAATAATATTGGACTTCCAAAATATAAGCAGATTATTCTTTCAATAGAAAAAGCGATTGAAGAGGGCAATTTGAAAAAAGGCGATCGTCTTCCATCTGTCAATAAAGTCTGTTTGGGCTTTTCTTTATCGCGCGATACAGTGCTTCTTGCTTATGACGAATTGAAGAAAAGAGGAATTATTTATGCTATTCCTGGAAAAGGCTATTACGTGAAAAGTGTTGAAATCACTATTACTCAGAAGGTTTTCCTGCTTTTTGACGAGCTTAATATTTTTAAAGAAGATATTTATAATTCGTTTCTAAAAAATATTGGTAAAAATGTTCAGGTTGATATTTTCTTTCATCATTTTAATGTTCAGGTTTTCAAAAAACTGATAAATGACAGCAACGGAAATTATACAAAATATATAATCATGCCGACGAACTTAAACGATATAGTCGATACGATAAAAACCCTACCAGTAAGCGATGTAATTATTTTGGATCAGACCAATCCAGAGTTAAAAATGTTTCCTGCTATTTATCAAAATCACCAAAAAGATATTTTTGATGGATTGCTGAAAGCCAAAAAAAGATTGGAAAAATATAAAAAGCTGATATTAATTTTCCCAGGTTTTAGAGAACCGCCGGGAATGAAACTTGGTTTTGAATCTTTCTGTCAGGAATACAATTATGATTATGAAATTATTTCAGATTTCAGCAATCAATCTATTGCATTAGGAGATTTGTATATTATTCCGCACGACCGAGATTTGCTTTTGGTTATAGAGAATGCCCTAAATCGAAACCTAAAATTAGGAGAAGATTTTGGAATTATATCCTATAATGAAACAGCTCTGAAGAAAATCGCTGCCAACGGAATTACAACCATTTCAACCAATTTTGAATTGATGGGAAAAATTCTGGCCGATATGGTTTTGAAAGGAACAAAAGAGCAGATCGAAAATAGATCTGCTCTTATAGTTAGGAATTCTTTATAGCGCCGTTTCAGTTATAAATTCAGCACAAAATCATTAAGTAATTTTTCTTCGTATTTCTCTTTATTAAAGGTGTATAAATAAGAACCTTTTCGAGAAGACTGCATATCTTTTTCGTCTAATTTATTTAAGATTTCCAAAGAATTAATTTTACTAATGAAGTTTCTTTTGTCCAGTTCTTTGCTCAAAATCGCTTCATACAATTCTAAAAGCTGACGCATGGTAAATTTCTCAGGAAGTAATTCAAAACCAATTGGCTTTACAGAAGTTTTGTAACGAAGTCTCTTAATGGCGTTTTGAACCATTTCGTTATGGTCAAAAATTAAATTTGGCGCATCATTAATTGGAAACCATTCTGCGTGATAATTTTTAATTAATTCAGCATTGTGGTTTTCAATATTAATTAAAGCAAAATAAGAAACCGAAATAGTTCTTTCTACAGGATCACGATCGATTTCGCTGTAAGCATACAACTGCTCCATATAAATATCATTAAGACCAGTATAGGTATTTAATATTCGGATAGCTGCAGCATCTAAAACTTCGTCACGTTTTAAAAATCCTCCAATCAAAGACCATTTTCCTTTCTCGGGTTCGAAATCTCTCTTGATTAAAAGTATTTTCAGACCCTCATTATCGAATCCGAAAATGATGCAGTCAACCGCCAGTAAAACTTTATCGGCAGAACTATAACTATTTAACATATGTAATTAATTTGGACGGTAAATATATAAACTTCTTAAAACGTTTCATAATTTATTAATGTTGATTTTACACTTATGTTAAAACAGCGCGAATAAGAAGTTATGTTACTCGATATTACTTCTAAAGAAAACCAGATTTTTACTTCTTAATCTTCTCAATTTCAAATCAAAATAACGAGTCAAATGTAGAAACATTTTTAAAACAGATCGGTACCCGAAAAATTATTTCATTTTCAAAATTCAAAAAAGAGAATCGTTGTTATCAAACAGATGGTCTTTGTATTTTTTTGTCAATTTTTCAGATTCTTAACTTTTTATTTGTCTGCCTATCTTTTTCCTCAATCCTTTAACGATGCTCATTTCAGAAGCAAAATTATGAAATCTGTTTTTTGCAACCAGTTGTTTTGATAATTTTATTTTTTTATGAGAGTTATTTTTGTTTAAATTTACAAATGTTAAACAAACACTTATAAAAACAAAACTAACATTTTAGAATCCGCAGCCAC from Flavobacterium fluviale includes these protein-coding regions:
- a CDS encoding GntR family transcriptional regulator translates to MNIISIQNNIGLPKYKQIILSIEKAIEEGNLKKGDRLPSVNKVCLGFSLSRDTVLLAYDELKKRGIIYAIPGKGYYVKSVEITITQKVFLLFDELNIFKEDIYNSFLKNIGKNVQVDIFFHHFNVQVFKKLINDSNGNYTKYIIMPTNLNDIVDTIKTLPVSDVIILDQTNPELKMFPAIYQNHQKDIFDGLLKAKKRLEKYKKLILIFPGFREPPGMKLGFESFCQEYNYDYEIISDFSNQSIALGDLYIIPHDRDLLLVIENALNRNLKLGEDFGIISYNETALKKIAANGITTISTNFELMGKILADMVLKGTKEQIENRSALIVRNSL
- a CDS encoding NUDIX hydrolase, whose translation is MLNSYSSADKVLLAVDCIIFGFDNEGLKILLIKRDFEPEKGKWSLIGGFLKRDEVLDAAAIRILNTYTGLNDIYMEQLYAYSEIDRDPVERTISVSYFALINIENHNAELIKNYHAEWFPINDAPNLIFDHNEMVQNAIKRLRYKTSVKPIGFELLPEKFTMRQLLELYEAILSKELDKRNFISKINSLEILNKLDEKDMQSSRKGSYLYTFNKEKYEEKLLNDFVLNL